In Halomarina salina, one DNA window encodes the following:
- a CDS encoding ABC transporter permease, whose product MCANSTNEATRGGPFQRDESSLRARIAENPRPAIRWATVAGLLLLVELGAFLGGVLTLLDALVMGITAFFDVLIGLVSPGASQAIVGVQQGLSNAISGFREVAESLPTLLSRQLIPNQGHLAGADGPWVGTFLGLEPAFAWALRVLLVLVYALFAFYWIFQGWLIYRNNYRRANWAPSDDIVNKLRNHRWGQFGILIVLLFLTMALFGSTLSPTTVSQNIQSPYGSEIQFYSEESGQVESITPGDANFNSKSKGAGDQNVAPFSYDQYNRYHPFGTLPNGRDLFTFMMGGARITLIVAGLSIGLSALLAMVFSMLSAYYSGSVDLGILTTADGIVSVPQLLLLIMVSAVFANHWLAGVLDGGFLLALIFAFTGWPGLWRAVRGPALQVAQEEWVDAAKSFGQRPRVIMRKHMFPYVMGYLLVYASMSVGGIIIGLAALSFLGNGLGISPPTPAWGRAISQGQSYVAGPSWHISLIPGLMIVILVTGLNALGDGLRDAIDPETESSTGEQAAAGGGA is encoded by the coding sequence ATGTGTGCAAATTCAACAAACGAAGCGACAAGAGGAGGCCCGTTCCAACGGGATGAGTCATCACTGCGAGCGCGTATCGCAGAAAATCCTAGGCCCGCGATTCGGTGGGCAACCGTTGCAGGATTACTGCTATTGGTGGAGCTGGGAGCATTCTTGGGAGGGGTACTAACCCTGCTGGATGCACTAGTCATGGGGATAACGGCATTCTTCGACGTCCTCATTGGGTTAGTGTCTCCTGGCGCTTCCCAGGCCATTGTGGGGGTGCAACAGGGGCTATCGAATGCGATTTCAGGATTTCGGGAGGTAGCAGAATCGCTCCCGACATTACTGAGCCGCCAGCTAATCCCGAATCAAGGCCACTTAGCTGGTGCTGATGGCCCCTGGGTTGGAACCTTCCTCGGTCTAGAGCCTGCGTTCGCGTGGGCACTCCGTGTGTTGCTGGTCCTTGTGTACGCACTGTTCGCCTTTTACTGGATATTCCAGGGCTGGCTCATTTACAGGAATAACTATCGACGTGCCAACTGGGCCCCTTCAGACGATATTGTTAATAAACTGAGAAATCACCGATGGGGGCAGTTTGGGATACTCATCGTCTTACTCTTCTTAACGATGGCGCTATTCGGATCCACCCTTAGTCCAACGACTGTTAGCCAGAATATCCAATCGCCATATGGGTCTGAGATCCAGTTCTACTCCGAGGAGAGCGGCCAAGTTGAATCAATTACGCCCGGAGACGCCAATTTCAACTCGAAGTCAAAGGGGGCAGGTGATCAGAACGTCGCTCCGTTCAGCTACGATCAGTACAACCGCTATCATCCGTTCGGGACCCTTCCAAACGGGAGAGACCTGTTCACATTTATGATGGGGGGAGCACGGATTACGCTCATTGTCGCAGGATTATCCATTGGCCTCAGTGCACTTCTCGCAATGGTGTTCTCGATGCTCTCTGCGTACTACAGCGGTAGTGTTGACCTCGGCATTCTTACCACGGCAGACGGTATTGTATCGGTACCACAGCTCCTACTGCTGATTATGGTAAGTGCAGTGTTTGCTAACCACTGGTTGGCAGGTGTTCTTGACGGAGGATTTTTACTTGCATTGATATTTGCGTTCACTGGATGGCCGGGGCTGTGGCGGGCAGTCCGAGGACCTGCCCTCCAAGTGGCCCAAGAAGAGTGGGTCGACGCCGCGAAAAGCTTCGGGCAGCGTCCACGCGTTATCATGCGAAAGCACATGTTCCCATATGTAATGGGCTACCTCCTGGTATACGCATCTATGTCAGTAGGAGGGATAATCATCGGACTCGCTGCGCTCTCGTTCCTGGGTAACGGTCTTGGAATCTCCCCACCGACTCCAGCCTGGGGACGGGCAATATCACAAGGCCAGAGCTACGTGGCAGGGCCGTCCTGGCACATTTCGCTGATTCCTGGACTGATGATCGTCATCCTCGTCACGGGATTGAATGCTCTCGGCGACGGACTTCGAGACGCAATCGACCCCGAAACTGAAAGCAGCACTGGAGAACAAGCCGCAGCAGGTGGAGGTGCATGA
- a CDS encoding ABC transporter permease: MNRLLYLVKRLILGIPVILFGLTMSFLVMYLGPLDPVLSILGRDANPEAARQLRIALGIAYPDGSRVPLWDQYFMVMTDLFTLNFGQSWVIQRNVPVVDVILGRMPATLWLGFWSVVIAIVFGVPIGIYAGIRANTWGDYLASGGGIIWRAMPNFWLAVMIAGSLSAGGLLSWYRGFWVRTDVIGTPDEVANLFNTIDLFNGVPVLDLLFIPVPNIQNMAIAFKWILPAALVLGSASMGNEIRIARTAVLESINSKYVETAKAKGLSTRRIIAKHVGRNAVVPLLPVIMNEFYLLIGGSVLVEQVFSINGLGNLFFRSILGPDIPVVMALVFVFVIIQVVLNIAQDLLYTFIDPRIALEDAD, from the coding sequence ATGAATCGGCTCCTCTATCTCGTAAAGCGGTTGATTCTGGGCATACCCGTGATTCTATTCGGCCTGACAATGTCATTTCTAGTTATGTATTTGGGGCCACTTGACCCAGTACTATCGATACTTGGCCGAGACGCAAATCCAGAAGCAGCTCGTCAGTTGCGTATCGCACTCGGAATTGCCTATCCAGATGGATCACGAGTTCCGCTTTGGGACCAGTACTTCATGGTAATGACAGACCTGTTCACGCTGAATTTCGGCCAATCATGGGTCATTCAGCGGAACGTCCCAGTGGTTGATGTTATTCTTGGTCGAATGCCAGCGACATTGTGGCTGGGGTTCTGGTCTGTGGTCATCGCCATCGTGTTTGGGGTACCCATAGGGATCTATGCCGGAATTCGGGCAAACACGTGGGGCGACTACTTGGCCTCTGGAGGCGGTATCATCTGGCGAGCAATGCCCAACTTCTGGCTTGCTGTGATGATTGCTGGTAGTCTCTCTGCAGGTGGACTCCTCTCCTGGTATCGAGGGTTCTGGGTACGAACAGATGTTATCGGAACACCCGATGAAGTCGCCAATCTGTTCAACACGATAGACCTGTTCAACGGGGTCCCAGTACTGGACCTGCTATTCATTCCAGTGCCAAATATACAGAATATGGCGATAGCGTTTAAATGGATTCTTCCCGCAGCACTGGTGCTGGGTTCAGCATCGATGGGGAATGAGATCCGCATTGCTCGAACCGCGGTTCTCGAGAGCATCAACTCGAAGTATGTCGAGACAGCGAAGGCGAAAGGGCTCTCGACACGGCGAATTATCGCCAAGCACGTCGGTCGTAATGCCGTTGTGCCGCTTCTCCCCGTGATTATGAATGAGTTCTACCTGCTCATTGGCGGCTCAGTTCTCGTCGAACAGGTGTTCAGCATCAACGGCCTCGGGAATCTGTTTTTCCGGTCGATACTGGGCCCAGATATCCCGGTTGTAATGGCTCTCGTCTTCGTATTCGTCATTATTCAAGTGGTGCTGAACATCGCTCAGGACCTGCTCTATACGTTCATCGATCCGCGGATCGCATTGGAGGATGCTGACTAA
- a CDS encoding ABC transporter substrate-binding protein, whose product MTDSSGKTRRRFLQATGATAAVALAGCSSDSNSESSGNDTSGNETGTGTENGGEGFQGLDSYPYGANETRVGEAKRVMEEAGYGPDNRFELNWLQYTSPAWTEMANTIRARLESAYIDMNINEADFSALIDTTEKGEHEAYTLGWIADYPGGQNFLQLVDPPNTIYDADGYTPNGARLFWSEDAKGDASVRQYMIDQFDQITDNPGNSDSAETARNEAAVRMEEGLWESAALLPIYHQASQVFWYDRLDYNPPGGMGGSRSKENISVNGLEGKSRLDTISATFSTLDPIASGNTASGGKIMNMFDAPMNYQNGTTEVQPLIVEDYTSNDDLTEYEFTLKEGIQFHGDYGEVTASDVVYSIRRLVESTNSTNTYFPISVLDIARETDDDGNVVSGSTGVEATGDYTFKITLNNPFTYVLPVLAYSAFSVVPEGIVGDIEGYEGEMGYEEFSTSNPIGCGPFQFANWESGNGGSFSADRFDDYHGQMAAIEGIDSAIITDTTARFNYFLNGNADVAAIPTAQYNPNKADLGQAEGGQATGTYGPLENDQTVNMAETSSINTYFVGFHMEKVPKAVRQAMAYVINQEQFVNSVFKGRGNGAFHLQPPQVFPGGAEAYESHWQGSGSGSGGSGGSTSSGNSSGNSSGS is encoded by the coding sequence ATGACAGACAGTAGCGGAAAAACGAGGCGGCGATTCTTGCAGGCAACGGGGGCTACCGCGGCAGTTGCATTAGCGGGTTGTTCCAGTGACTCGAACAGCGAAAGTTCAGGGAATGATACCTCAGGAAACGAAACAGGCACTGGAACCGAAAACGGCGGGGAAGGATTCCAAGGACTCGACAGTTATCCATACGGAGCCAACGAAACGCGGGTCGGAGAGGCCAAGCGAGTGATGGAAGAGGCCGGATACGGGCCGGATAACCGATTCGAGCTCAACTGGCTTCAGTACACTAGCCCAGCGTGGACCGAGATGGCGAATACGATTCGCGCACGGTTGGAGTCAGCCTATATAGACATGAATATTAATGAGGCTGACTTCAGCGCTCTAATCGATACGACCGAGAAGGGGGAGCATGAGGCGTATACACTCGGGTGGATCGCTGACTACCCGGGGGGGCAGAACTTCCTTCAGCTTGTTGACCCACCCAACACCATCTACGACGCAGATGGATATACTCCGAACGGCGCACGACTGTTCTGGTCGGAGGACGCAAAGGGTGATGCCTCCGTTCGGCAGTATATGATCGACCAGTTCGACCAGATCACTGACAACCCAGGTAACAGTGATTCTGCGGAGACTGCACGCAATGAAGCAGCAGTCCGAATGGAAGAAGGCCTCTGGGAATCTGCTGCACTGCTGCCGATTTACCATCAAGCATCACAGGTATTCTGGTACGACCGACTCGACTACAACCCACCTGGGGGTATGGGTGGGTCCCGATCGAAAGAAAACATTTCAGTGAACGGACTCGAAGGAAAAAGCCGTCTGGATACTATCTCGGCAACCTTCAGTACGCTTGACCCGATTGCTTCGGGGAACACTGCTAGTGGGGGTAAGATTATGAACATGTTCGACGCCCCCATGAACTACCAGAACGGGACGACAGAAGTCCAACCCCTCATTGTCGAGGATTATACCTCGAACGATGACCTGACGGAATACGAATTCACTCTTAAAGAGGGGATCCAGTTCCACGGCGACTATGGTGAGGTCACCGCCTCTGACGTCGTATACTCAATCCGGCGGCTCGTCGAATCTACGAACTCGACGAACACGTACTTCCCCATCTCCGTGCTAGATATTGCGCGCGAAACTGACGACGATGGGAATGTGGTTTCAGGATCTACTGGTGTTGAAGCAACGGGTGACTACACCTTCAAGATCACGCTGAACAACCCATTCACGTATGTCCTTCCGGTACTCGCGTACTCGGCGTTCTCCGTCGTTCCAGAGGGAATCGTTGGTGATATCGAGGGCTACGAGGGCGAGATGGGGTACGAGGAGTTCTCCACCTCTAATCCCATCGGCTGTGGTCCATTCCAGTTTGCGAACTGGGAATCCGGGAACGGTGGTTCGTTCTCTGCAGACCGTTTCGACGACTACCATGGACAGATGGCAGCAATCGAGGGGATTGACTCGGCGATTATCACGGACACAACAGCACGGTTCAATTACTTCTTGAACGGCAATGCGGACGTCGCTGCAATTCCAACTGCACAGTATAACCCGAACAAGGCCGACCTAGGACAAGCAGAAGGGGGACAAGCGACGGGTACGTATGGTCCACTCGAGAACGACCAGACGGTCAACATGGCTGAAACGTCCTCAATAAACACCTACTTCGTCGGGTTCCACATGGAGAAGGTGCCAAAGGCAGTCAGGCAGGCCATGGCATACGTCATCAATCAGGAGCAGTTCGTGAACAGTGTGTTTAAGGGACGCGGTAATGGTGCGTTCCATCTACAGCCGCCCCAGGTTTTCCCCGGCGGTGCAGAAGCCTATGAAAGCCACTGGCAAGGAAGTGGCAGCGGCAGTGGTGGTAGTGGTGGCAGTACCAGCAGCGGTAATAGCAGCGGTAATAGCAGCGGTAGCTAA